The following coding sequences lie in one Fundulus heteroclitus isolate FHET01 chromosome 20, MU-UCD_Fhet_4.1, whole genome shotgun sequence genomic window:
- the LOC118556649 gene encoding LOW QUALITY PROTEIN: up-regulator of cell proliferation-like (The sequence of the model RefSeq protein was modified relative to this genomic sequence to represent the inferred CDS: deleted 1 base in 1 codon), with translation MGTDRMGTDLERFLEDLGLKQFYREKLPLSKILEINKKTIDDEPPKYKSDLPWYFLKKLMMVNVTARKIKCTSASESNRDDPLGIDDIDFDFLDSPNEDETLNPLDIITALFLCSDGFVQQELALKMSMCQFSVPLLLPNSDTKQCTLMLWAMRDIVRKYRPPDLLQSKGFREERITASELPMVSFVRFGECSLSKSEMLNKFLSTSQQYHDTFVHHNMECGDRLKTISSGLTEITWCLPCGNTNMDIFSEPVAIANLRGDIASFETQFSFLCQTSAAVFVFFDQLDSECKLLTNKNHKAQIFLVGNQQDKNFRVDPVKKLATSLALTKNNILIKTKQMNDADFVKQLRDRVNSVVNNSQYKMSVEKMADIAQDLGIMVDENSEECQAGKRLADAITAEIQDTLKYKEQQLPLQGQIWKELTLLEKETFRLQKSWF, from the exons GGACGGACCTTGAGAGGTTTCTGGAGGATCTAGGGTTGAAGCAGTTCTATAGGGAGAAGCTGCCACTCAGCAAGATACTTGAGATCAATAAGAAGACCATTGATGATGAGCCA CCTAAGTATAAATCAGATCTTCCATGGTACTTTCTCAAGAAACTGATGATGGTGAATGTAACAGCTCGAAAGATAAAATGCACATCTGCTTCTGAGTCTAACCGTGATGATCCATTAGGTATCGATGacattgattttgattttcttgACAGTCCAAATGAGGATGAAACACTAAATCCTCTTGATATCATCACTGCTCTATTTCTGTGTTCTGATGGTTTTGTTCAGCAAGAACTGGCCCTAAAAATGTCCATGTGTCAGTTCTCTGTCCCTCTGCTGCTTCCCAACAGTGATACAAAGCAGTGCACCCTCATGCTGTGGGCCATGAGAGACATTGTTAGGAAGTACAGACCCCCTGATCTTTTACAATCAAAGGGCTTCAGAGAAGAAAGAATAACTGCTTCTGAACTTCCAATGGTCTCATTCGTGAGATTTGGTGAGTGCTCCTTGTCCAAATCAGAGATGCTCAATAAATTTCTGAGTACCTCTCAGCAGTACCATGACACCTTTGTTCACCACAACATGGAGTGTGGAGACAGACTAAAAACAATATCCAGTGGACTGACTGAGATAACCTGGTGCCTCCCTTGTGGAAACACAAATATGGACATTTTCAGTGAGCCAGTTGCTATAGCCAACCTTCGTGGTGACATTGCTTCATTTGAAACACAATTCTCCTTTTTGTGTCAGACATCTGCTGCAGTTTTTGTATTCTTTGATCAGCTGGACTCTGAGTGCAAATTGCTGACTAACAAAAACCACAAAGCTCAGATCTTTCTGGTGGGAAACCAACAGGACAAGAACTTTAGAGTTGATCCTGTTAAAAAACTGGCAACCAGTCTTGCCTTgactaaaaacaacattttaataaagacaaaacagatgaATGATGCAGACTTTGTCAAACAATTGAGAGATAGAGTCAACAGTGTTGTTAATAACTCACAGTACAAGATGTCTGTTGAGAAGATGGCTGACATTGCCCAAGATCTAGGAATCATGGTTGATGAAAACTCTGAAGAGTGCCAGGCTGGGAAGAGGTTAGCAGATGCCATCACTGCAGAGATTCAAGACACACTAAAATACAAAGAACAACAACTTCCTTTACAAGGCCAGATATGGAAGGAATTGACTTTGTTAGAAAAGGAAACATTTCGTCTTCAAAAATCTTGGTTCTGA